A window of Pirellula sp. SH-Sr6A contains these coding sequences:
- the rpmA gene encoding 50S ribosomal protein L27: MAHKKGQGSTRNGRDSNAQRRGVKKFGGEKVFPGNILIRQVGTKWHPGRNVSMGNDFTIFSLIEGNVYFDQEGRRINVQPAVAS, from the coding sequence ATGGCACACAAAAAAGGTCAGGGCTCCACTCGCAACGGTCGCGACTCGAACGCCCAACGTCGTGGAGTGAAGAAGTTTGGTGGAGAAAAGGTGTTTCCAGGCAACATCTTGATCCGCCAGGTAGGTACGAAGTGGCACCCCGGCCGAAATGTAAGCATGGGGAATGACTTCACGATTTTTTCCTTGATCGAAGGAAATGTTTACTTCGACCAAGAAGGACGCCGCATCAACGTCCAACCTGCTGTCGCTTCCTAG
- the obgE gene encoding GTPase ObgE has protein sequence MFVDRVEVEVIAGRGGNGCMAFRREKHVPRGGPYGGDGGDGGSVVIRARSGVNSLVEFAHQRHWRAENGAPGLGANCHGRNGQDLILAVPPGTVIIDKASGIIIRDLVNDGDEIIAARGGRGGWGNTHFKSSTNQAPRETTDGGQGEVRRIILELKSIADVGLIGKPNAGKSTMLSRLSRARPEIADYPFTTKFPNLGMVSVDIERTFVMADIPGLIEGAAQGHGLGHDFLRHIMRAGILVHLVEPMPMDQTDPIENYLAIRKELEEYSEELAARPEIIVVTKSELPGSDEVQAKLKETTGRDDVLLVSAVTGSGLNILVSRVADLLASQKLLAK, from the coding sequence ATGTTCGTGGATCGAGTCGAAGTCGAGGTGATCGCAGGCCGAGGGGGCAATGGCTGCATGGCGTTCCGCCGCGAGAAACATGTGCCTCGAGGCGGCCCCTACGGCGGAGACGGCGGGGACGGCGGGAGTGTCGTCATCCGAGCACGCTCCGGCGTCAACTCGCTCGTGGAATTCGCGCACCAGCGCCATTGGCGTGCGGAAAATGGTGCCCCAGGACTCGGCGCCAATTGCCACGGTCGCAACGGCCAAGATTTGATCCTCGCCGTCCCACCTGGAACGGTAATCATTGACAAAGCCTCGGGAATCATCATCCGCGATTTGGTCAACGACGGAGACGAGATCATTGCCGCTCGCGGCGGCCGCGGCGGTTGGGGAAATACCCACTTCAAATCCTCCACCAATCAAGCTCCCCGCGAAACGACCGACGGCGGCCAAGGGGAGGTGCGACGAATCATCTTGGAGCTCAAATCGATTGCCGACGTTGGTTTGATCGGCAAGCCCAACGCGGGAAAGAGCACCATGCTCAGCCGCCTCTCCCGCGCCCGTCCGGAAATCGCGGACTATCCGTTTACGACCAAGTTCCCGAATTTGGGGATGGTTTCCGTCGACATCGAACGAACGTTCGTCATGGCCGACATCCCGGGCTTGATCGAAGGGGCAGCCCAAGGTCACGGCCTGGGACACGATTTTCTGCGACACATTATGCGCGCTGGAATTTTAGTCCATCTCGTCGAACCGATGCCCATGGACCAAACCGACCCGATCGAGAACTACTTGGCCATTCGCAAGGAACTTGAGGAATACAGCGAGGAGTTGGCGGCTCGTCCCGAGATCATTGTCGTTACCAAATCGGAACTGCCAGGCTCGGACGAAGTGCAGGCCAAGCTGAAGGAGACGACAGGGCGAGACGATGTACTGCTCGTCAGCGCCGTGACTGGGAGCGGTCTAAATATCTTGGTTTCACGCGTCGCCGATCTTCTCGCTAGCCAGAAGCTCCTCGCGAAATGA
- a CDS encoding type III pantothenate kinase — MILVDIGNSGVRALRCSDRGDWDLSNVVRLSWPANLNTRHKSTPQQQSAPNQLWCDSTDLSAFRWLVEHIDAPCESTWYISSVHQGAFSLLRDAAMTICSSAELRVITHRDVPMELDVEHPDRTGIDRILSSWEGWTRANDGKASDVTPTRSVIVAQAGTALTVDAVSRDGVFRGGAILPGLGLSLQFLAAGTDQLPWIGNHLVTKSPTLPGRNTLEAIAAGVHASLVGGARHLVQAYRSQPEWRDATVMITGGDGNLLVPYVEPPVVYQEHLVLRGLHRIATGRTP, encoded by the coding sequence ATGATTCTCGTCGACATCGGCAACAGCGGGGTTCGCGCTCTGCGATGTTCAGACCGGGGCGATTGGGATCTTTCAAATGTGGTTCGGCTCTCCTGGCCCGCGAACTTGAACACACGCCACAAGTCGACGCCACAGCAACAGTCCGCTCCCAACCAATTGTGGTGTGACTCCACTGATCTGTCCGCGTTCAGATGGCTGGTGGAACACATCGATGCACCGTGCGAGTCGACTTGGTACATTTCTTCGGTGCATCAAGGTGCATTCTCGTTGCTCCGCGATGCGGCAATGACCATTTGCTCGTCCGCTGAATTGCGAGTCATCACGCACCGCGATGTACCTATGGAACTCGATGTCGAGCATCCCGATCGCACGGGAATCGATCGTATTTTGTCGTCATGGGAAGGTTGGACACGCGCCAATGATGGGAAGGCGTCCGATGTCACCCCAACTCGAAGTGTCATCGTCGCCCAAGCAGGGACGGCATTGACAGTCGATGCTGTTTCGAGAGACGGCGTCTTCCGGGGCGGGGCGATACTCCCTGGGCTAGGGCTTTCTCTCCAGTTCCTGGCAGCTGGGACGGACCAATTGCCGTGGATCGGCAATCACTTGGTTACCAAGTCTCCGACATTACCGGGTCGAAACACGTTAGAGGCCATCGCAGCGGGTGTGCATGCATCGTTGGTGGGGGGCGCGCGCCACTTGGTTCAAGCCTATCGCTCTCAACCCGAGTGGCGGGATGCCACGGTGATGATCACCGGAGGGGATGGCAATCTATTGGTTCCCTACGTCGAGCCGCCTGTCGTTTATCAAGAGCATCTAGTGCTCCGCGGTCTCCATCGCATCGCCACGGGTCGTACGCCATGA
- a CDS encoding YheT family hydrolase, with protein MNPEDFRPPWFLRSGHLQTLLTGFYKPKASLAAPIVHRLSIDPWGELLAYENTPVSTLAPRNDAVFLFHGLGSSHRGTYMTHLTDQLLQMGFRVFRFDLPGAGDSFEVTPLPPHGACAGLLWSGIQQLSERLAISNWRGVGVSLGGNLLLRMLIDHASELCDPNGTRVKIVKAIAVAPPIDLAACCEHMETGVNRIYAKYFLRSLKVQSKIRAARWPEWEARFRTADFRSIRRFDESVTAPLAGFPSANAYYEAGSTKPELSQIRTRTVVLLDAHDPIVPYRIFQDAKWSGSTTVRVTRRGGHVGYLHRKRNPGNPSRIERWADGWIAKELATDEQS; from the coding sequence ATGAATCCGGAAGACTTCCGACCTCCCTGGTTTTTGAGAAGCGGCCATCTCCAAACGCTGCTTACAGGCTTTTACAAACCGAAAGCGAGTCTTGCCGCACCTATCGTCCACCGATTATCGATCGATCCTTGGGGGGAGTTGCTGGCATACGAGAATACGCCGGTTTCCACACTTGCCCCTCGCAATGATGCCGTATTTCTCTTTCATGGTCTCGGGTCATCGCATCGCGGAACCTACATGACTCATTTGACGGATCAATTGCTCCAAATGGGGTTTCGGGTCTTCCGATTCGATCTACCTGGAGCAGGGGATTCGTTTGAGGTTACACCACTTCCCCCTCACGGCGCCTGTGCGGGACTCTTGTGGTCGGGAATCCAGCAACTTTCGGAACGGCTCGCGATCTCCAATTGGCGAGGCGTCGGCGTCTCACTCGGGGGGAACCTGTTGTTACGAATGCTGATCGACCATGCGTCGGAGTTATGCGATCCGAACGGCACTCGCGTCAAAATTGTCAAAGCGATCGCCGTGGCTCCACCCATCGACTTGGCTGCCTGCTGCGAGCACATGGAGACGGGTGTTAATCGGATTTACGCGAAGTATTTTCTGCGATCACTCAAAGTGCAGAGCAAGATCCGAGCAGCGCGATGGCCCGAGTGGGAAGCTCGCTTTCGAACGGCGGACTTTCGTTCGATCCGAAGGTTCGACGAGTCCGTTACCGCTCCCCTTGCAGGCTTCCCTAGCGCAAACGCTTATTATGAAGCGGGTTCGACCAAGCCGGAGCTGAGCCAGATTCGAACTCGGACCGTGGTGCTACTCGATGCTCACGATCCAATTGTTCCCTATAGAATATTTCAAGATGCAAAGTGGTCTGGTTCGACCACCGTGCGCGTGACCCGCCGTGGAGGCCATGTCGGCTATCTACATCGAAAGCGCAACCCAGGAAATCCCTCGCGGATCGAACGCTGGGCCGATGGATGGATCGCAAAGGAATTGGCGACCGACGAACAATCCTAA
- a CDS encoding glycosyltransferase family 2 protein, whose translation MTDSNDGPDRDRLLELSIVMPCLNEADTVATCVEKSLRTMREYGIRGEVVVADNGSTDGSIELALGAGARVIHVKRRGYGAALMGGIAEARGQFVLMGDADDSYDFTTLPIFYEKLAAGADLVQGCRLPSGGGTVMRGAMPPLHRWLGNPLLTKLVQWMFKTRIQDVYCGLRAFRKTWQQGLEQRCTGMEFATEMIIKSALFGGRVEQVPVTLHPDGRIHQRSHLRTFRDGWRTLRFFLLLCPRWTFFFPGISMVLVGVLLGALALPQIRWIGIAFDVHTLLVGVLAILVGSQWIWCGVLAKSFAISEGILPASEGRASLEEQEERDKSSHLERLLLVAGVMALCGIALVGWTALEWYRSDFGPLDYATTMRRVIPGVGLIAMAAQFAASSFLLSVLRLSRL comes from the coding sequence ATGACAGATTCCAACGACGGACCCGATCGCGATCGTTTGCTGGAACTCTCGATCGTCATGCCTTGCTTGAACGAAGCCGACACGGTTGCAACCTGTGTCGAAAAGTCGCTGCGCACGATGCGAGAGTATGGCATCCGCGGAGAGGTTGTTGTCGCGGATAACGGAAGCACTGATGGGTCGATCGAATTGGCCTTGGGTGCAGGCGCGAGAGTCATTCACGTGAAGCGTCGTGGATACGGCGCCGCGTTGATGGGGGGCATTGCGGAGGCTCGGGGGCAGTTTGTGTTGATGGGGGATGCAGACGACAGTTACGACTTCACTACTCTTCCCATTTTCTATGAGAAATTAGCCGCGGGTGCGGATTTGGTGCAGGGATGCAGACTTCCCTCTGGTGGAGGTACGGTGATGCGGGGTGCTATGCCTCCGCTCCACCGTTGGCTGGGAAACCCACTTCTCACCAAGCTGGTCCAATGGATGTTCAAGACCAGAATCCAGGATGTCTATTGCGGTCTTCGAGCCTTTCGAAAGACCTGGCAACAAGGACTTGAACAGCGATGCACGGGAATGGAGTTTGCGACTGAGATGATTATCAAGTCCGCATTGTTTGGGGGCCGCGTGGAACAGGTCCCTGTGACGCTTCATCCGGATGGCCGCATTCACCAACGCTCCCATCTGCGAACGTTCCGCGATGGCTGGCGTACGCTTCGATTCTTTCTCTTGCTTTGCCCCCGCTGGACCTTTTTCTTTCCTGGCATCTCCATGGTTCTTGTCGGAGTGCTGTTGGGAGCACTGGCGCTTCCTCAGATTCGATGGATCGGGATTGCGTTCGATGTGCATACCCTCCTCGTCGGAGTCCTAGCGATCTTGGTCGGTTCGCAATGGATTTGGTGTGGCGTTCTCGCCAAATCGTTCGCAATCAGCGAAGGGATCTTACCCGCATCGGAAGGCCGTGCGTCCTTGGAGGAACAAGAAGAGAGGGACAAGTCTTCCCATTTAGAACGCTTACTCCTCGTCGCTGGGGTGATGGCTTTATGCGGTATCGCGCTCGTGGGGTGGACCGCTTTGGAATGGTACCGGTCCGATTTCGGTCCACTCGACTACGCGACTACTATGCGGCGAGTGATCCCGGGAGTGGGATTGATCGCGATGGCAGCGCAGTTCGCGGCGTCCAGTTTCTTGCTGAGTGTGCTCCGCCTCTCCAGGCTTTAG
- a CDS encoding acetolactate synthase yields MSSGDGSSTSFETMRGRDYPTIRQFTVFLENRVGQLLEVVRRFEGTGIRIVALSISDSAECAFVRFLVSHPERGREILERAGLAIIESDLIGVELPEGGQPLLQICSALLQAEINIIQAYPLIFRPHGEPAVAIMVDNTEQALETLARKGFRMITEGDLLDSMG; encoded by the coding sequence ATGAGTTCGGGAGATGGATCCTCGACTTCTTTTGAAACCATGCGAGGACGGGACTATCCAACGATCCGTCAGTTTACGGTCTTCCTCGAAAACCGCGTCGGGCAATTGCTCGAAGTCGTAAGACGATTTGAAGGAACGGGTATTCGCATCGTCGCCTTGTCGATCAGCGACTCGGCCGAGTGTGCTTTTGTAAGGTTCTTGGTGAGCCATCCGGAGCGGGGGAGGGAGATTTTGGAACGGGCTGGACTCGCCATCATCGAATCGGATCTGATCGGGGTCGAACTACCCGAGGGAGGACAACCCCTTTTGCAGATTTGCTCAGCGCTCCTGCAAGCCGAAATCAACATCATTCAGGCTTATCCGCTCATCTTCCGCCCTCATGGCGAACCCGCGGTTGCCATTATGGTCGACAACACCGAACAAGCCTTGGAAACCTTGGCAAGAAAAGGTTTCCGCATGATCACCGAAGGGGATCTGCTGGATAGTATGGGGTAA
- a CDS encoding AAA family ATPase: MTQHVHDCSKKIIANIEKAIVGKRKQLVLSLVSWFSGGHILLEDVPGVAKTMLARALAASVGGEFKRVQCTPDLLPSDITGASIFNQKTGDFEFRKGPLFTNILLADEINRTTPRAQSSLLEAMAESSVTVDGVTYRLPNPFLVIATQNPIDHEGTFPLPEAQLDRFFMKFSLGYPSMEEELRMLQLLEKSSPIQSLSHVVSAADVVQAQEDVKQVYVDPKVRQYLVQIVHETRSHEELALGGGPRASIALFRASQAMAAIRGRTYVQPDDIKKVIAPVLAHRLILKPESRLRRRTSEIILDQLVAEIAVPTLEEGRS; the protein is encoded by the coding sequence ATGACGCAGCATGTGCATGATTGTTCGAAGAAGATCATCGCGAATATCGAGAAAGCGATCGTAGGTAAACGGAAGCAATTGGTACTGTCGCTGGTTTCTTGGTTTTCCGGCGGGCATATCCTCCTCGAAGACGTTCCCGGTGTCGCCAAGACGATGCTCGCGCGAGCTCTCGCCGCAAGCGTTGGAGGCGAATTCAAACGGGTTCAATGCACGCCCGATTTGCTGCCGAGCGATATCACCGGCGCATCGATCTTCAATCAGAAAACGGGAGATTTCGAGTTTCGAAAGGGTCCGCTTTTCACCAATATTCTTCTGGCGGATGAAATCAACCGCACCACCCCGCGTGCCCAATCGAGCCTGCTAGAGGCCATGGCCGAATCGAGTGTTACCGTCGATGGTGTAACCTATCGACTCCCTAACCCGTTCTTGGTCATCGCAACGCAAAACCCAATCGATCACGAAGGAACTTTCCCCCTCCCCGAAGCGCAGCTCGATCGATTCTTTATGAAGTTCTCCCTCGGCTACCCCTCCATGGAGGAAGAGCTGCGCATGCTTCAGCTCCTGGAGAAATCGTCCCCGATTCAATCCCTTTCGCACGTTGTATCCGCCGCTGACGTCGTGCAGGCTCAGGAGGATGTCAAACAAGTCTACGTGGATCCCAAGGTACGGCAGTACCTAGTGCAGATCGTTCACGAAACTCGTTCGCATGAAGAACTGGCCCTGGGGGGCGGACCTCGGGCGAGCATCGCACTGTTTCGCGCTTCGCAAGCCATGGCTGCTATTCGCGGCCGAACCTATGTCCAACCCGACGACATCAAAAAAGTTATCGCCCCCGTCCTCGCCCATCGACTCATCCTCAAACCAGAGTCTCGATTGCGACGGCGCACGAGCGAAATCATCCTCGACCAACTCGTCGCGGAAATCGCTGTTCCGACACTCGAAGAAGGACGCAGCTAA
- a CDS encoding helix-turn-helix transcriptional regulator: MASVTQNSESDEDFEFEERRVRRIRKGMPLHRIADVRQQQGVSLRTVSRRTGIDVSVLKQQELPSCDMKLSDLYLWQQALDVPIQNLLQDHDDELSDETQTRASMVKLMKTVVALSEVSSSPRVARLVMMLREQLVGMMPELETIGGWPSYGTRRSADQVGKIAENPIDLYNLGID; the protein is encoded by the coding sequence ATGGCATCCGTGACGCAGAATTCGGAGTCCGACGAGGATTTCGAATTCGAGGAGCGGAGAGTCCGACGGATACGGAAGGGGATGCCCCTTCATCGAATCGCTGACGTTCGCCAACAGCAAGGCGTGTCGCTACGAACGGTTTCTCGCCGCACTGGCATCGATGTTTCTGTTCTCAAACAACAGGAACTCCCCAGTTGCGATATGAAGCTAAGCGACCTTTATCTGTGGCAGCAAGCGCTCGATGTGCCCATTCAAAACTTGCTCCAAGACCACGATGATGAGTTGTCCGATGAGACTCAAACTCGTGCGTCCATGGTCAAGCTGATGAAGACGGTGGTCGCATTATCCGAGGTTTCTTCTTCGCCCCGTGTTGCTCGACTAGTGATGATGCTTCGTGAGCAACTGGTCGGAATGATGCCTGAGTTGGAAACGATTGGGGGTTGGCCCAGCTACGGCACTCGTCGCAGTGCAGATCAAGTTGGAAAGATAGCAGAGAACCCAATCGACCTTTACAACTTGGGTATCGATTGA